A window of Thalassophryne amazonica chromosome 21, fThaAma1.1, whole genome shotgun sequence contains these coding sequences:
- the LOC117503386 gene encoding toll-like receptor 5 gives MWILILQAVVICVFLQVPGCFPSCLIFGPVANCGMQNLRWVPSLPPRITHLYLEMNRISEVNASSLSGLEELQVLDIGKQHVPLVIRNNAFSRQQRLTKLVLGFNIGLRLEPQAFLGLSNLQELHLNYCSLRESILKDNYLEPLASLETLDLFGNHIKRVQPSVFFANLTKLKDVNLKLNKIDMICEPDLLGFCGKHFQMLNLNSIQLTDMSSQSFDWKECGNPFRGMSFQTLDLSYNMFSTGKSKQFFRAIEGTKISHLKLSGPMGKGFSHNNLPDPDNGTFEGLRNSEVRILDLSKNRIFALHPRVFHPLKEVAVIDVSKNNINQILRNAFEGLQGHLKSLNLSYNLLGEIYSYTFQSLTNLEILDLSYNHIGVLGYGSFTGLPKLKALSLTGNSLRELGFPASLPSLGYLFLNDNKLTPLSVNSLKRFASNVSYLNVNDNRFTNLGNVYIYLSQFKHLQYLAYGGNTIRTCSITINHSPLRSFQTLDLHSSSMQAVWTQGRCLNLFDNLGSLLRLNLSFNALISLPEGIFKGLTSVVEIDLSSNAITYLQADVFPRSLKTLSLANNFIASPDPVAFCSLSTLDLTSNRFHCDCNLKSFLTWLNKTNVTFVSPVNTLKCEFPLNLNQVPLVDYFLQLTQEQKQND, from the exons ATGTGGATCCTGATTCTTCAGGCGGTTGTCATTTGTGTTTTCCTGCAG GTGCCGGGGTGCTTTCCATCATGTCTTATATTTGGCCCTGTAGCCAACTGTGGTATGCAGAACCTCAGATGGGTTCCCTCACTGCCGCCCAGGATCACCCACCTGtatctggagatgaaccgcatCAGTGAGGTCAATGCTTCGTCCCTGTCAGGCCTTGAAGAGCTGCAGGTGTTGGACATTGGAAAGCAACACGTACCACTTGTGATCAGAAACAACGCCTTCAGCAGACAGCAACGTTTGACGAAGCTGGTGCTCGGATTTAACATCGGTCTTCGGCTGGAGCCGCAGGCATTTCTGGGGCTGTCAAATTTACAGGAGCTTCATCTGAATTACTGCTCGCTACGGGAGTCCATATTAAAAGACAACTATCTGGAGCCACTGGCCTCCTTGGAGACTCTTGACCTGTTTGGTAATCACATAAAGAGGGTCCAGCCTTCAGTGTTCTTTGCAAATCTGACAAAGTTAAAGGATGTGAACTTGAAGCTGAACAAGATTGATATGATATGTGAACCAGATCTTCTTGGTTTCTGTGGGAAACACTTCCAAATGCTGAATCTGAACTCCATCCAACTTACAGACATGTCAAGTCAAAGTTTTGACTGGAAGGAATGTGGGAATCCTTTTAGGGGGATGTCCTTTCAGACACTAGACTTGTCCTACAATATGTTCAGCACAGGCAAATCGAAGCAGTTCTTCAGAGCCATAGAGGGTACTAAGATTTCCCATCTCAAACTGTCAGGACCCATGGGGAAAGGATTTTCGCACAACAATCTTCCTGATCCAGACAACGGTACATTTGAAGGCCTGAGGAACAGCGAAGTCCGCATTTTGGATCTGTCAAAAAACAGAATATTTGCACTGCATCCAAGGGTTTTTCATCCACTCAAAGAGGTTGCGGTCATTGATGTCTCCAAAAATAACATCAACCAGATCCTCAGAAATGCTTTTGAAGGTCTTCAGGGTCATTTAAAATCACTGAACCTATCATACAACCTGCTCGGTGAGATCTACAGTTACACTTTTCAATCTCTGACGAATTTGGAAATATTAGATTTGTCTTACAATCACATTGGGGTGCTGGGATATGGCTCATTTACCGGCCTTCCCAAATTAAAAGCCTTATCTCTAACAGGAAACTCCCTCAGAGAGCTAGGCTTTCCCGCGTCTTTGCCCAGTTTGGGTTATCTCTTCTTGAACGATAATAAATTGACACCTTTGTCCGTGAACAGCCTCAAACGTTTTGCCAGTAATGTAAGCTATCTGAATGTCAACGACAACAGATTCACCAATCTGGGGAATGTTTACATCTATTTATCTCAGTTCAAACACCTTCAGTATCTGGCTTATGGGGGAAACACCATTAGGACCTGCAGCATCACGATAAACCATTCTCCACTCAGGAGTTTCCAAACCCTGGATCTTCACAGCAGCTCCATGCAGGCTGTTTGGACTCAGGGCAGATGCCTTAATCTCTTTGACAATCTCGGCAGTCTGCTGAGACTCAATCTGAGCTTCAATGCGCTGATCTCTCTACCTGAGGGCATTTTCAAGGGTCTCACCTCAGTCGTGGAGATTGACCTCTCATCCAACGCTATCACATATCTGCAAGCAGACGTCTTCCCCCGAAGCCTGAAAACACTTAGTCTCGCCAACAACTTCATCGCCTCCCCCGACCCCGTCGCTTTCTGCTCCCTCAGCACGCTGGACCTAACCTCAAATCGGTTCCACTGCGACTGTAATCTGAAGAGCTTCCTGACGTGGCTCAACAAGACCAATGTGACATTCGTGAGCCCCGTCAACACACTTAAATGTGAATTTCCTTTAAATTTAAATCAAGTTCCTCTGGTAGATTACTTTCTTCAGCTAacacaggaacaaaaacaaaatgactaA